Genomic window (Pseudomonas xantholysinigenes):
TACACCACCGAGCCGATCACCAGCCCGGTGAAGCTGAACACCACGCTGCCCAGGCCCAGGGCCTGGGTGGCCTGGCCGATCCAACCATGGGGGCCGAGGGCCAGCAGCAGGTAGAAGCCGATCACCGTCGGCGGCAGCACCAGGGGCAGGGCCACCACCGCGCCGATCGGCCCGCGCAGCCAGGAGCGGGTGCGTGCCAGCCACCAGGCGATGGGCGTGCCCAGCACCAGCAGGATGGCGGTGGTCAGGCTGGCCAGCTTGATGGTCAGCCAGATCGCCCCCAGGTCACTGGCGTCCAGTGGCATCAGATTTCATAGCCGTAGGACTTGATCACCGCGGCGGCCTTCGGGCCTTTGAGGTAGTCCACCAGGGCCTTGGCCGCCGGGTTGTCCTTGCCCTTGTTCAGGATGACCGCGTCCTGGCGGATCGGGTCATGCAGTTCGGCAGGCACGATCCAGGCCGAGCCTTCGCTGATCTTGCCGTCCTTGTAGACCTGCGACAGGGCGACGAAGCCCAGTTCGGCGTTGCCGGTGGAGACGAACTGGAACGCCTGGGTGATGTTCTGGCCTTCGACGATCTTGGCCTTGGTGGCCTCGGTCAGTTTCAGCTTGTCCAGCACCTGGGTGGCGGCCAGGCCGTAGGGCGCGGCCTTGGGGTTGGCGATGGACAGGTGCTTGAAGTCGTTCTTCTTCAGTACCTCGCCCTTGGCGTCGACGTAACCGGGTTTGGCCGACCACAGGGCCAGGGTGCCGATGGCGTAGGTGAAACGCGAACCAGCGACGATTTCCTTTTCCTGCTCGAGCTTGGCTGGGGTGCTGTCGTCGGCGGCGAGGAACACTTCGAACGGGGCGCCGTTCTTGATCTGTGCGTAGAACTGGCCAGTGGCGCCATAGGCGGCGACCAGCTTGTGGCCGGTGTCTTTTTCGAAGTCCTTGGCGATGGCCTGGATGGGCGCTGTAAAGTTGGCGGCCACGGCAACCTGGACTTCATCGGCCCAGGCACTGTTGAGGCAGACAAGGCTGGCGAGGGTGCTGACGGCCAGGTGGGACAGGCGAATACGCATGCGGACGGCTCCAGAGGATGGCGGTTTTCGTTATGGTGTGAAATATATAGCGATCAGCCATCCGTCGGGAAGGGGTAGCGTGATAAATTCCTGATCTGCGGGTCAGCTTTTTGCTGTCAGGCCGGCGATCAGCCGCGTCAGCTCGCCTGCGGGCATCGGTTGCCCCAGGCGCAGTGCCTGGCCCGACCATAGGTTGCTGAAGTCGCTGTTGCCTTGTGGGTCGCTGATCGCCCGCAGCGGCATCAGCGCGCCACCGGCCAGTGGAAACCGTGGCGCCAGCGCGCTCATCGGCCCCAGTTCGCGCATGATGCGGTTGTAGATGCCCCGTGCCGGGCGGCCGGTAAACAGGTTGGTCAGTGCCGTCGCGCTCGCCGGCGCGGTGTCCAGGGCATGGCGGTGGGCCGGGGAAACCTTGGCCTCGGGGCAGAACAGATAGGCGGTGCCGACCTGCACCGCCGAGGCGCCCAGGGCCAGGGCGGCGCGCAGGCCCCGGTGGTCGGCGATGCCGCCGGCGGCGATCACCGGGAGGCGCACCGCGTCGACCACTTGCGGTACCAGGGCGAAGGTGCCGATCTGGCTGGTAAGGTCGTCGCTCAGGAACATGCCCCGATGGCCACCGGCCTCGTAGCCCATGGCGATGATCGCATCGCAGCCGTGCTGCTCGAGCCAAATGGCTTCTTCCACGGTGGTGGCACTGGACATGACCTTGGCGCCGCTGGCTTTCACCCGTTGCAGCAGTTCGGCAGGCGGCAGGCCGAAGTGGAAACTGACCACCTCTGGGCGCAGTTGCTCGACCAGCAGGCAGCCCTGTTCATCGAACGGCGCACGACTGGACACCGGTGTGGGTGCGTCGAAGTCGGCGCCGACTTCGTCGTAATAAGGCTTGAGTGCCTGCTTCCAGCGCGCATCGCGTACCGGGTCGGGAGAGGGCGGCTGATGGCAGAAGAAGTTGAGGTTGAGCGGGCCCTGGCAGGCCTCGCGAAACGCTGCGATCTCACTGCGAATCTGTTCGCCGTTGAGCATGGCGCAGGGCAGGGCGCCCAGGCCGCCGGCGTTGCCGACGGCGATGGCCATCGCCGAACCGCTGGCGCCGGCCATGGGCGCCTGGAGAATGGGCTCCTCGATACCCAGCAGGTCGAGGATGCGGCGGTCTTGCCAGGTGCTCATGGGCGACTCCTTGAGTGCGCTGCGTCGGGCGGGGTTACAAGGCCTTGCTGACCTGGATATCGCTGATCTTCTCGGCGTCGTCGCCGTGGATCTTGCGCAGGGCAAGCTGTGCCTGCTCGAGGGTGGCATCGGGCATCAGGGCGAAATCCCAGCGGCGCTGGCCGTCGAGCTTGTACTTGATCACGTATTTGGTGGTCTGGGTCATGCTGTGGTTATCCGAGTTTCGACGACGAGCGACGAATGATCTTGATCTTGTGGGTCAGGGTCGGCTTGCGCGTCACCGAAATCGGGCGTGTGGTCACGGTGTCGATGGTGATGTTCCAGAATCCGGTGCTGGGCACGGTGATCTTCGCCGGGAACTTGTCGAAGTGCCCGCCGTGGTAGGTGTGGCGCCCGCCGTTCTTGAAGCTGCGGAAGTTGGCGTCGTTCATCAGGCGGATGTTGCAGCGCTGGGAGCATTCGATGACGACGATGTCGTCCTCGTTCAG
Coding sequences:
- the modA gene encoding molybdate ABC transporter substrate-binding protein, which translates into the protein MRIRLSHLAVSTLASLVCLNSAWADEVQVAVAANFTAPIQAIAKDFEKDTGHKLVAAYGATGQFYAQIKNGAPFEVFLAADDSTPAKLEQEKEIVAGSRFTYAIGTLALWSAKPGYVDAKGEVLKKNDFKHLSIANPKAAPYGLAATQVLDKLKLTEATKAKIVEGQNITQAFQFVSTGNAELGFVALSQVYKDGKISEGSAWIVPAELHDPIRQDAVILNKGKDNPAAKALVDYLKGPKAAAVIKSYGYEI
- a CDS encoding DUF1883 domain-containing protein: MKFVHQREHLNEDDIVVIECSQRCNIRLMNDANFRSFKNGGRHTYHGGHFDKFPAKITVPSTGFWNITIDTVTTRPISVTRKPTLTHKIKIIRRSSSKLG
- a CDS encoding NAD(P)H-dependent flavin oxidoreductase, with protein sequence MSTWQDRRILDLLGIEEPILQAPMAGASGSAMAIAVGNAGGLGALPCAMLNGEQIRSEIAAFREACQGPLNLNFFCHQPPSPDPVRDARWKQALKPYYDEVGADFDAPTPVSSRAPFDEQGCLLVEQLRPEVVSFHFGLPPAELLQRVKASGAKVMSSATTVEEAIWLEQHGCDAIIAMGYEAGGHRGMFLSDDLTSQIGTFALVPQVVDAVRLPVIAAGGIADHRGLRAALALGASAVQVGTAYLFCPEAKVSPAHRHALDTAPASATALTNLFTGRPARGIYNRIMRELGPMSALAPRFPLAGGALMPLRAISDPQGNSDFSNLWSGQALRLGQPMPAGELTRLIAGLTAKS